In Frederiksenia canicola, the sequence ACGTGCAGATATTCTTGAAGCAGAAGGGATTCGTCAAGCAGAAATCTTACGTGCGGAAGGGGAAAAACAATCCCGAATTCTTAAAGCAGAAGGGGAAAGAGCCGAAGCCTTCTTACAAGCCGAAGCTCGTGAGCGTGCCGCCGAAGCAGAAGCAAAAGCAACCAAAATGGTATCAGAAGCGATTGCCAGCGGTGATACTAAAGCGATTAACTACTTTATCGCACAAAAATACACCGACGCATTACAGCAAATTGGCATCTCAGAAAACAGCAAAGTGGTACTTATGCCATTGGAAGCAAGCAATCTAATAGGCTCTGTCAGTGGCATTGCCGAATTGCTTAAACATACCAAAAAGCAATAATCAACATTTGAATTATCTGAAATAAAGGAGGATAACGATGGAATGGCTGACTGGCTGGTCTATGTGGCTCATTTTAGGTTTCGTTTTGTTTATTTTAGAAACTGTGATTACAGGTGTTTTTATAATGTGGTGGGGTGGTGCGGCAATTATTATTGCGATTGTTGTCGCATTATTTCCTGACATTGCACTGAGTGTTCAATTCACATTATTTGCTCTCCTTGCTATCATTTTTAGCCTTGCTTGGTGGAAATTTCAGCAAACTAGAGATGATCAAGAAGATCAAGCAAATACGCTCAATGACCGAGAACACGCTATGCTAGGTATGCAAGGGGTGATTGTTGAAATTCTTGAAAATGGTGTAGTGCGT encodes:
- a CDS encoding NfeD family protein, with protein sequence MEWLTGWSMWLILGFVLFILETVITGVFIMWWGGAAIIIAIVVALFPDIALSVQFTLFALLAIIFSLAWWKFQQTRDDQEDQANTLNDREHAMLGMQGVIVEILENGVVRGKFGDTTWRVIGKNLKVGDSVHVKKVEGITLFVVKL